In Streptomyces asoensis, a single genomic region encodes these proteins:
- a CDS encoding DUF5134 domain-containing protein gives MHGPASPGWLLVALCAATGAYCLLRMRSGVEEQRRAAGGEALMGFGMAAMAVPPAAFTPPAWAWPVFAAVFGAAALRALWAARTDAHHLHHLVGAGAMVYMAAAMATAPAHRHAQEGGSGVPLLTGVLLLYFTGYVLLAGVRLLPAPGAGGAAVAWGDRPEVARACRLSMGIGMLAMLLTM, from the coding sequence ATGCACGGACCGGCTTCGCCCGGCTGGCTGCTGGTGGCGCTGTGCGCGGCGACGGGGGCCTACTGTCTGCTGCGGATGCGCAGCGGGGTCGAGGAGCAGCGCAGAGCCGCGGGCGGCGAGGCGCTGATGGGCTTCGGGATGGCCGCCATGGCGGTGCCCCCGGCCGCGTTCACCCCGCCCGCGTGGGCCTGGCCGGTGTTCGCTGCGGTCTTCGGCGCGGCCGCGCTGCGGGCCCTGTGGGCCGCCCGCACCGACGCCCATCACCTCCACCACCTGGTCGGCGCGGGAGCGATGGTCTACATGGCGGCGGCGATGGCCACCGCGCCCGCGCACCGGCACGCGCAGGAGGGCGGATCCGGCGTCCCGCTGCTGACGGGCGTGCTGCTGCTGTACTTCACGGGCTACGTCCTCCTCGCGGGGGTCCGGCTGCTGCCGGCGCCCGGGGCGGGCGGGGCCGCCGTCGCCTGGGGCGACCGTCCCGAGGTGGCACGGGCGTGCCGGCTCTCCATGGGGATCGGGATGCTCGCCATGCTGCTGACGATGTGA
- a CDS encoding DUF6214 family protein — MWPAWKVQEAGGATSWFHVRLGFTDGARVELLAVVTGGHLCVEDVRARPPLSLADLAVLAHWIHGPLSEECGDGVGGGGGPEADGTCDASGRRAAYGVAVGVGDAAGAAGAVEVAEVAEGDEGGGCGPAGAGEAGATATGAGEAGATAAGAGKAGATAAGVGEVGVGAAGQPSGPGRARRAWPRGSEGRRLVAQEYRAAQEGGADPVLAVMCATGRSRRRSLRLIAQARDAGYLTPRHARR; from the coding sequence GTGTGGCCGGCGTGGAAGGTCCAGGAGGCCGGGGGTGCCACTTCCTGGTTCCACGTGCGGCTGGGCTTCACGGACGGCGCGCGCGTCGAGCTGCTGGCCGTCGTCACCGGCGGACACCTCTGCGTCGAGGACGTGCGCGCCCGGCCGCCCTTGTCGCTCGCGGACCTGGCGGTGCTCGCGCACTGGATCCACGGGCCGCTGTCCGAGGAGTGCGGTGACGGTGTGGGTGGCGGGGGTGGGCCGGAGGCGGACGGCACGTGCGACGCGAGCGGCCGGCGGGCCGCGTACGGCGTCGCCGTCGGTGTTGGCGATGCGGCCGGTGCGGCCGGTGCGGTCGAAGTGGCCGAAGTGGCCGAAGGTGACGAGGGTGGTGGGTGCGGCCCGGCCGGTGCCGGGGAGGCCGGTGCCACGGCGACCGGTGCCGGGGAGGCCGGTGCCACGGCGGCCGGTGCCGGGAAGGCCGGTGCCACGGCGGCCGGGGTCGGGGAGGTCGGTGTCGGCGCAGCCGGTCAGCCGTCCGGTCCAGGTCGGGCCCGTCGGGCCTGGCCGCGCGGCAGCGAAGGCCGCAGGCTCGTGGCGCAGGAGTACCGGGCCGCCCAGGAAGGAGGAGCGGACCCCGTCCTCGCGGTCATGTGCGCGACGGGCCGCAGCCGCCGCCGGTCGCTGCGGCTGATCGCACAGGCGCGTGACGCCGGATATCTGACACCTCGTCATGCCCGGCGCTGA
- a CDS encoding DUF305 domain-containing protein, producing MLVRRAFLATATLALALALTGCDSGSDTDRAAASGPSVIAPGKPGEANRTLSAQDAAGQRADDDTPNSADVAYARMMIQHHAQALKMTELAPGQARSTAVKGLAARIGAAQGPEIKAMQGWLATYGKDGKDGQNGGHEHAAMPGMATEDQLDQLRAARGKAFDALFLTLMITHHEGALSMAADVKAQGNNVRIEEMADDVIAQQTSEITRMRGMQ from the coding sequence GTGCTCGTCCGACGCGCGTTCCTCGCCACAGCCACGCTCGCGCTCGCCCTGGCCCTTACTGGATGCGACTCGGGGTCCGACACCGACCGCGCCGCCGCGAGCGGCCCTTCGGTGATCGCGCCGGGCAAGCCGGGCGAAGCGAACCGGACCCTCTCCGCCCAGGACGCGGCCGGTCAACGCGCCGACGACGACACCCCGAACTCCGCCGACGTCGCCTACGCGCGAATGATGATCCAGCACCATGCGCAAGCCCTGAAGATGACCGAACTCGCCCCAGGACAGGCCCGGTCGACCGCCGTCAAGGGCCTCGCCGCGCGGATCGGCGCCGCCCAGGGCCCGGAGATCAAGGCCATGCAGGGCTGGCTCGCGACCTACGGCAAGGACGGCAAGGACGGGCAGAACGGCGGGCACGAGCACGCGGCGATGCCCGGAATGGCCACCGAAGACCAGCTCGACCAGCTGCGCGCCGCCCGCGGCAAGGCCTTCGACGCGCTCTTCCTCACCCTGATGATCACCCACCACGAGGGCGCGCTCAGCATGGCCGCGGATGTCAAGGCACAGGGCAACAACGTGCGCATCGAGGAGATGGCGGACGACGTGATCGCCCAGCAGACGAGCGAGATCACCCGGATGCGGGGCATGCAGTAG
- a CDS encoding FAD-dependent oxidoreductase, translated as MLRVAVVGSGPSGLYTAQSLVQREPGVLVDVLDRLPCPYGLVRYGVAPDHEKIKSLQNTLRPVLEHDRVRFLGGVRVGSGGVPTTRLRELYHAVVYCVGAAADRHLGVPGEELPGSWSATEFVSWYSAHPDAADDGFLRGVRSAVVVGVGNVAVDVARILARRAAELRPTDMPQAALTALAASGVDEIHVVGRRGPSQARFTTKELRELGGLPDTEAVVEEAELALDPAYGDPSRLAAAQRRNVEVLRDWATAPSRGARRRIRLRFFLRPVELLDVDGRVGAVRFERTAPDAHGGVTGTGRYRDVEAQLVLRSVGYRGVPLEGLPFDRARGTVPHLAGRVLRDGAVAPGEYVAGWIKRGPTGVIGTNRPCAKETATSLLEDAPVLARRELPGEPLGLLRAAGAEPVGWAGWLAIERAEAELGASLGRGVVKLPDWAALRTAVGPAGAGAEEPSAGSGER; from the coding sequence GTGCTGCGTGTCGCCGTCGTGGGTTCTGGACCGAGCGGGCTCTACACCGCCCAGAGCCTGGTCCAGCGGGAGCCCGGGGTGCTCGTCGACGTCCTGGACCGGCTGCCGTGCCCGTACGGACTCGTGCGGTACGGCGTCGCTCCGGACCACGAGAAGATCAAGTCGCTCCAGAACACCCTGCGCCCGGTGCTCGAACACGACCGGGTGCGTTTCCTCGGCGGGGTCCGGGTCGGGAGCGGCGGGGTGCCGACGACACGGCTGCGCGAGCTGTACCACGCGGTGGTGTACTGCGTGGGCGCGGCGGCCGACCGGCACCTCGGCGTCCCCGGCGAGGAGCTGCCGGGCAGCTGGTCGGCGACCGAGTTCGTGTCCTGGTACAGCGCGCACCCGGACGCCGCCGACGACGGTTTCCTGCGGGGTGTCCGCTCGGCCGTGGTGGTGGGCGTGGGGAACGTCGCGGTGGACGTCGCCCGGATCCTGGCCCGGCGGGCGGCCGAACTGCGTCCGACCGACATGCCCCAGGCCGCGCTGACCGCGCTGGCCGCGAGCGGGGTCGACGAGATCCACGTGGTCGGCCGGCGCGGCCCGTCCCAGGCCCGCTTCACCACCAAGGAACTGCGCGAGCTGGGCGGCTTGCCGGACACCGAGGCGGTCGTGGAGGAGGCCGAACTGGCACTGGATCCCGCGTACGGCGATCCCTCCCGACTGGCCGCGGCGCAGCGGCGCAACGTGGAGGTACTACGCGACTGGGCGACCGCTCCCTCCCGGGGCGCGCGGCGGCGGATCCGGCTGCGGTTCTTCCTGCGGCCCGTCGAACTGCTGGACGTGGACGGCCGGGTGGGCGCCGTACGGTTCGAACGGACCGCTCCCGACGCGCACGGCGGGGTGACGGGCACCGGCCGCTACCGGGACGTCGAGGCGCAGCTGGTGCTGCGGTCGGTGGGCTATCGCGGGGTGCCGCTGGAGGGCCTGCCGTTCGACCGGGCGCGGGGCACGGTGCCGCATCTGGCGGGGCGGGTCCTGCGGGACGGGGCGGTGGCGCCCGGTGAGTACGTCGCGGGCTGGATCAAGCGGGGCCCCACGGGGGTCATCGGCACCAACCGGCCGTGCGCGAAGGAGACGGCGACGTCCCTGCTGGAGGACGCTCCGGTCCTCGCGCGCCGGGAGCTGCCCGGTGAACCGCTCGGGCTGCTGCGGGCCGCCGGAGCCGAACCCGTCGGATGGGCCGGCTGGCTGGCGATCGAGCGGGCCGAAGCGGAGCTGGGGGCCTCACTGGGAAGGGGTGTGGTGAAGTTGCCGGACTGGGCGGCGCTGCGGACCGCGGTCGGCCCGGCCGGTGCGGGCGCAGAGGAACCGAGCGCCGGGAGCGGTGAGCGGTGA
- a CDS encoding LVIVD repeat-containing protein, producing the protein MTLLNDLRTRRRRLGVAAACTGLLAALLTAVPAAATPDPGDGPAVRQQVSPGSRAEAAAAIADGEIPGQDEIVHSDNIEHLANIPKDALPGTNSDLAFQGKYAFSGNYDGFRIFDISNPKSPKTVAQVLCPGSQNDISVSGDLLFLSTDSSRSDSSCNSTTQPVTEKSSWEGMKVFDISDKANPKYVAAVETACGSHTHTLVPERKNVYIYVSSYSPNAAYPDCQPPHDGISVIKVPRKAPEKAALVGFPVLFPGEGPDGGGNPGSPTNPGVAKTTGCHDLTVLPSKDLAAGACMGDGILFSIKDPEHPKVIDQVQDNVNFAFWHSATFNQKANKVVFTDELGGGGAATCNAATGPDKGADGIYDIVGKGDKRKLVFRSYYKIPRYQADTENCVAHNGSLIPVKGKDIMVQAWYQGGVSVWDFTNSSKPKELAYFERGPLDTQVLRGAGSWSAYYYNGYIYSNDIAKGFDVLRLDDKRTDPAKRIRLPELNVQTQPDYFD; encoded by the coding sequence GTGACCCTGTTGAACGACCTTCGAACGCGCCGCAGACGGCTCGGAGTTGCCGCCGCGTGTACCGGACTCCTGGCCGCGCTCCTGACCGCCGTCCCGGCTGCCGCGACCCCCGACCCGGGGGACGGCCCCGCCGTGCGGCAGCAGGTGTCCCCGGGAAGCCGGGCCGAAGCGGCGGCGGCGATCGCCGACGGCGAGATACCGGGGCAGGACGAGATCGTCCACTCCGACAACATCGAGCACCTGGCGAACATCCCCAAGGATGCGTTGCCGGGCACCAACTCGGACCTCGCGTTCCAGGGCAAGTACGCCTTCTCCGGGAACTACGACGGCTTCCGCATCTTCGACATCAGCAACCCGAAGTCCCCGAAGACCGTCGCGCAGGTGCTCTGCCCCGGCTCGCAGAACGACATCTCCGTCTCGGGCGACCTGCTCTTCCTGTCGACCGACTCCTCGCGCAGCGACAGCAGTTGCAACAGCACCACCCAGCCCGTGACCGAGAAGTCCTCCTGGGAGGGCATGAAGGTCTTCGACATCAGCGACAAGGCGAACCCGAAGTACGTCGCCGCCGTCGAGACCGCCTGTGGCTCGCACACCCACACCCTGGTGCCCGAGCGCAAGAACGTCTACATCTACGTCTCCTCCTACTCGCCCAACGCCGCCTACCCGGACTGCCAGCCCCCGCACGACGGCATCTCGGTCATCAAGGTCCCGCGCAAGGCGCCGGAGAAGGCCGCGCTCGTCGGCTTCCCCGTGCTGTTCCCGGGTGAGGGCCCCGACGGCGGCGGCAACCCGGGCTCGCCCACCAACCCCGGCGTCGCGAAGACGACCGGCTGCCACGACCTCACGGTCCTGCCCTCGAAGGACCTGGCGGCCGGAGCCTGCATGGGCGACGGCATCCTGTTCTCCATCAAGGACCCGGAGCACCCGAAGGTCATCGACCAGGTCCAGGACAACGTGAACTTCGCGTTCTGGCACTCGGCGACCTTCAACCAGAAGGCGAACAAGGTCGTGTTCACCGACGAGCTGGGCGGCGGTGGCGCCGCCACCTGCAACGCGGCGACCGGCCCGGACAAGGGCGCCGACGGCATCTACGACATCGTCGGCAAGGGCGACAAGCGCAAGCTGGTCTTCCGCAGCTACTACAAGATCCCGCGCTACCAGGCGGACACCGAGAACTGCGTGGCTCACAACGGCTCGCTGATCCCGGTCAAGGGCAAGGACATCATGGTGCAGGCCTGGTACCAGGGCGGTGTCTCGGTCTGGGACTTCACCAACTCGTCGAAGCCCAAGGAGCTCGCCTACTTCGAGCGCGGTCCGCTCGACACCCAGGTGCTCAGGGGCGCCGGCTCATGGTCGGCGTACTACTACAACGGCTACATCTACTCGAACGACATCGCCAAGGGCTTCGACGTGCTGAGGCTCGACGACAAGCGGACCGACCCGGCGAAGCGCATCAGGCTGCCCGAGCTCAACGTCCAGACGCAGCCGGACTACTTCGACTGA
- a CDS encoding phosphatase PAP2 family protein, whose amino-acid sequence MHSPSVDSAPRPPAQRTALRTGLVLGLCSVLLLALVTAEWRLLISADGDISRTAHRWAVADPGLTQACRVLTDWVWDPLTMRLLGAAVAGWLVWRHAAWWTAGWLVVTSAVGTLLQQALKAGAGRARPVWPDPLDSAHYAAYPSGHALTATVVSGLLLWLLHRHGVAPAVWRMALAVAVVSVVGVGLTRIWLGVHWPTDVLGGWLLGATLVALAIAAQLRWRP is encoded by the coding sequence ATGCACTCCCCGTCCGTCGACTCCGCGCCCCGCCCGCCGGCCCAGCGCACCGCTCTGCGGACCGGTCTGGTCCTCGGCCTGTGCTCGGTCCTGCTCCTCGCCCTGGTGACGGCCGAGTGGCGCCTGCTGATCTCCGCCGACGGCGACATCTCCCGCACCGCGCACCGCTGGGCCGTCGCCGACCCCGGTCTCACCCAGGCCTGCCGCGTCCTCACGGACTGGGTCTGGGATCCCCTGACCATGCGTCTGCTGGGGGCGGCGGTCGCCGGATGGCTGGTGTGGCGGCACGCGGCCTGGTGGACGGCCGGGTGGCTGGTCGTCACCTCGGCCGTGGGCACGCTGCTCCAGCAGGCGCTCAAGGCCGGGGCCGGCCGCGCCCGGCCGGTCTGGCCCGATCCGCTCGACTCCGCCCACTACGCGGCCTACCCGTCGGGGCACGCCCTCACCGCGACGGTGGTGTCCGGACTGCTGCTGTGGCTGCTGCACCGGCACGGCGTCGCGCCCGCCGTGTGGCGTATGGCGCTGGCCGTGGCGGTGGTCTCCGTGGTGGGCGTGGGCCTGACCCGGATCTGGCTCGGCGTGCACTGGCCGACGGACGTCCTGGGCGGGTGGCTGCTGGGCGCCACCCTGGTGGCCCTGGCCATCGCGGCCCAACTGCGCTGGCGCCCGTGA
- a CDS encoding FUSC family protein, whose translation MSSATPRRPRPSGRPASAPGTRSASGTRPGPGPGPRPAARRRLRLPVAGVLRLGRPSDIWFKPALSVVAAVAPPNLILLALGRLDLALYTMAGSLCALYAHNRPYAARARVLAGVVLGMTGGLAVALLAASLTTDAVALVTVGALLAAAQKVLCDVTRLGPPGNVVLTFISSAALFVPQTPGQLPAHLGLPLAAGVWAWVIGMAPGLLRPHGPERRATAHALETAAAHAATDGTGDDHARTRAAAAAAVHAAWQTLLSARATENRRALERLVVRAEIALAAPADADPAQLRERARQLRGTGPVRHPGDLVDDDELLGVDVELAVGRPSLWHRLGPLAPIAARTALGCALAGYVSLALGVGRPYWALVTAASLYQANVTLTWKRGVQRVVGNLVGVLAFAALVPLAHLTRAALVLVCLALNFGAEALISRNYWLGSVCVTPMALLITEFAQVQDSGRLITERLADTLVGAVVGFVAAVAVTNRRAGDRLGHALTCAEQARERAARLLTEPSPAPGALESVRRGLAAALVDLRATADAASGEWWQRALPEERVVSAEQSGHRTLAATVRRQGLLLDRDASAGAEDVRR comes from the coding sequence ATGAGCAGTGCGACCCCCCGGCGCCCCCGTCCCTCGGGCCGTCCCGCATCCGCGCCCGGCACCCGTTCCGCGTCCGGCACCCGACCCGGACCCGGGCCCGGCCCACGACCCGCAGCCCGCCGCAGGCTGCGGCTCCCGGTCGCCGGTGTTCTGCGTCTCGGCCGGCCCTCGGACATCTGGTTCAAGCCCGCGCTGAGCGTCGTCGCCGCCGTCGCGCCGCCGAACCTGATCCTGCTGGCCCTGGGACGGCTCGACCTGGCGCTCTACACGATGGCCGGGTCCCTGTGCGCGCTCTACGCCCACAACCGTCCGTACGCGGCCCGGGCCCGGGTCCTGGCCGGGGTCGTGCTGGGCATGACCGGCGGCCTGGCCGTGGCCCTGCTCGCGGCCTCGCTCACCACCGACGCCGTCGCCCTGGTCACCGTCGGCGCCCTCCTGGCCGCCGCGCAGAAGGTCCTCTGCGACGTGACCAGACTCGGTCCGCCCGGCAATGTCGTCCTCACCTTCATCAGCTCCGCCGCGCTCTTCGTCCCGCAGACCCCCGGACAGCTCCCCGCCCATCTGGGGCTGCCGCTCGCCGCAGGGGTCTGGGCCTGGGTGATCGGCATGGCACCCGGACTCCTGCGACCGCACGGCCCCGAGCGCCGCGCCACCGCGCACGCCCTGGAGACGGCCGCCGCCCACGCCGCGACGGACGGTACCGGCGACGACCACGCCCGGACCCGCGCCGCCGCGGCCGCCGCCGTGCACGCCGCGTGGCAGACCCTCCTGTCGGCCCGCGCCACCGAGAACCGGCGTGCCCTGGAACGCCTCGTCGTACGCGCCGAGATCGCGCTGGCCGCGCCCGCCGACGCCGACCCGGCGCAACTGCGCGAGCGGGCCCGCCAACTGCGCGGCACCGGCCCGGTCCGGCACCCCGGTGACCTCGTGGACGACGACGAACTTCTCGGCGTCGACGTCGAACTCGCCGTCGGCCGGCCGTCGTTGTGGCACCGCCTCGGCCCCCTCGCCCCCATCGCCGCACGCACCGCCCTGGGGTGTGCGCTCGCGGGGTACGTCTCCCTCGCCCTCGGGGTCGGCCGCCCCTACTGGGCCCTGGTCACCGCCGCCTCCCTCTACCAGGCCAACGTCACGCTCACCTGGAAGCGCGGGGTCCAGCGCGTCGTCGGCAACCTGGTCGGCGTGCTCGCCTTCGCCGCACTCGTGCCGCTCGCCCACCTCACCCGGGCGGCACTCGTACTGGTCTGCCTGGCCCTGAACTTCGGCGCCGAGGCGCTGATCAGCCGCAACTACTGGCTGGGCAGCGTCTGCGTGACCCCGATGGCGCTGCTCATCACCGAGTTCGCGCAGGTCCAGGACTCGGGCCGACTGATCACCGAGCGGCTCGCGGACACCCTCGTGGGCGCCGTGGTCGGCTTCGTCGCCGCGGTCGCCGTCACCAACCGCCGGGCCGGCGACCGCCTCGGACACGCCCTGACCTGCGCCGAACAGGCCCGCGAACGCGCGGCCCGCCTGCTCACGGAGCCGAGTCCCGCCCCCGGCGCCCTGGAGTCCGTCCGCCGCGGCCTCGCCGCCGCGCTGGTCGACCTGCGGGCCACCGCCGACGCCGCGTCCGGCGAGTGGTGGCAGCGGGCGCTGCCCGAGGAGCGGGTCGTGTCGGCCGAACAGTCGGGACACCGTACGCTCGCGGCGACGGTACGGCGCCAGGGGCTGCTCCTGGACCGGGACGCGAGCGCGGGAGCGGAGGACGTACGGCGATGA
- a CDS encoding VOC family protein: MKLDAPVPGGPCWTELGTGDLEAAERFYAALFGWRARTDPRPEAGGYTVAHLGDRAVAALTPLYQEGQPCAWNVSFAVTDADVSARLLTEAGGEVLLGPTDVFDVGRFAVALDPGGAVFQLWQARTFPGAGLFNAPGSLGWVELLTREAVRAEAFYTTVFGWTVASSENYVQWGVGGADFGGMVAMDEKFPPEVPPHWLPYFAVTDVDESARTAVGAGGTALMEPVSVPDGPRIAVLRDPQGAVFGVYRAGEEG; this comes from the coding sequence ATGAAGCTCGACGCGCCCGTGCCCGGCGGGCCCTGCTGGACCGAGCTGGGGACCGGCGACCTGGAGGCGGCCGAGCGGTTCTACGCGGCGCTGTTCGGCTGGCGCGCGCGGACCGACCCGCGTCCGGAGGCGGGCGGCTACACGGTGGCGCACCTCGGCGACCGGGCCGTCGCCGCCCTCACCCCGCTCTACCAGGAGGGGCAGCCGTGCGCGTGGAACGTGTCGTTCGCGGTGACGGACGCGGACGTCAGCGCGCGCCTGCTCACCGAGGCGGGCGGCGAGGTGCTGCTCGGGCCGACGGACGTCTTCGACGTGGGCCGTTTCGCGGTCGCCCTCGATCCGGGCGGGGCCGTGTTCCAGTTGTGGCAGGCGCGGACGTTCCCGGGCGCCGGACTGTTCAACGCGCCCGGCTCCCTCGGCTGGGTGGAGCTGCTGACCCGTGAGGCCGTGCGGGCCGAGGCCTTCTACACCACGGTGTTCGGCTGGACCGTCGCCTCCTCGGAGAACTACGTTCAGTGGGGCGTCGGGGGCGCCGACTTCGGCGGCATGGTCGCGATGGACGAGAAGTTCCCGCCCGAGGTGCCCCCGCACTGGCTGCCGTACTTCGCCGTGACGGACGTGGACGAATCGGCGCGGACGGCGGTGGGCGCGGGCGGCACCGCGCTCATGGAGCCGGTCTCGGTGCCGGACGGCCCCCGGATCGCCGTGCTGCGCGACCCGCAGGGCGCCGTGTTCGGCGTGTACCGGGCGGGCGAGGAGGGGTGA
- a CDS encoding PHB depolymerase family esterase produces the protein MSNSPGRALRSSLVALLLLLAAALLAAPGASARPQAAAPVPPATLTEVTGFGANPSNLQMYVYAPATVTAHPPVLVAVHWCGGSGPAMYSGTEYAQLADRYGFVVVYPSVTRSSRCFDVSSPQALRRGGGSDPVGVKSMIDWVTAAYAADTGRVFATGISSGAMMTNVLLGDYPDVFAAGSAFSGVPFGCFATTDGSEWNSACSGGTVIHTAREWGDLVRAAYPGYTGPRPRMQLWHGTEDDVLRYPNFGEEIKQWTDVRGVGQTPATTDTPASGWTRTRYGGTGDQAPVEAVSLQGVGHNLYAWGMAARVITFFGLDTSGPVPQPEPGGCRVSATTNAWNTGLTGSITLTNTGTTTVDGWRLAFALPSGQTITNGWGATYAPSAGAVTATNASYNGSLAPGASVTIGYQATHTGNSAAPGAFTLNGATCGTG, from the coding sequence GTGTCGAACTCCCCTGGAAGAGCCCTGCGTTCGTCGTTGGTGGCCCTGCTCCTGCTGCTCGCCGCCGCCCTCCTCGCCGCTCCCGGCGCCTCGGCCCGCCCGCAGGCCGCCGCGCCGGTGCCGCCGGCCACGCTCACCGAGGTCACCGGCTTCGGCGCCAACCCCAGCAATCTCCAGATGTACGTGTACGCGCCGGCCACCGTCACCGCGCACCCGCCGGTGCTCGTCGCCGTGCACTGGTGCGGCGGCTCCGGACCCGCCATGTACTCGGGCACCGAGTACGCCCAACTCGCCGACCGGTACGGCTTCGTGGTCGTCTACCCGTCCGTCACCCGCAGCAGCAGGTGCTTCGACGTCTCCTCGCCGCAGGCGCTCAGGCGCGGCGGCGGCAGCGACCCGGTCGGCGTCAAGTCCATGATCGACTGGGTGACCGCCGCCTACGCGGCCGACACCGGCCGCGTCTTCGCCACCGGCATCTCCTCCGGCGCGATGATGACGAACGTCCTGCTGGGCGACTACCCGGACGTGTTCGCCGCCGGATCCGCCTTCTCCGGCGTCCCCTTCGGCTGCTTCGCCACCACCGACGGCTCCGAGTGGAACAGCGCCTGCTCGGGCGGCACCGTGATCCACACCGCCCGGGAGTGGGGCGACCTCGTGCGCGCGGCCTACCCCGGGTACACCGGGCCCCGGCCAAGGATGCAGCTGTGGCACGGCACGGAGGACGACGTGCTGCGCTATCCCAACTTCGGTGAGGAGATCAAGCAGTGGACCGACGTCCGGGGCGTCGGTCAGACCCCGGCCACCACCGACACGCCCGCCTCGGGCTGGACCCGCACCCGGTACGGCGGCACCGGTGACCAGGCTCCCGTGGAGGCCGTCAGCCTCCAGGGCGTGGGCCACAACCTGTACGCCTGGGGCATGGCCGCCCGCGTGATCACCTTCTTCGGCCTGGACACCTCGGGCCCCGTCCCGCAGCCCGAGCCGGGCGGTTGCCGGGTGTCCGCGACGACCAACGCCTGGAACACCGGTCTCACCGGATCGATCACCCTCACCAACACGGGGACCACCACGGTCGACGGCTGGCGACTGGCCTTCGCCCTGCCCTCGGGCCAGACCATCACCAACGGCTGGGGCGCGACCTACGCGCCGTCCGCCGGAGCGGTCACGGCGACCAACGCGTCGTACAACGGCAGCCTCGCCCCCGGCGCGAGCGTCACCATCGGCTATCAGGCGACCCATACCGGAAACAGCGCGGCGCCCGGCGCCTTCACGCTCAACGGAGCCACGTGCGGCACGGGTTGA
- a CDS encoding M56 family metallopeptidase — protein sequence MMVPAVLLLLGALTAVTAPRLIARADWPDREPVVALWAWQCVVAAVLLCCALSMTLSAAAAWQAVRGHVFAPAPRSVVEAYAPGTTGPWAAATAVALACGGLWSGAMLVREVLRSRAGRRSRHAELRLRAPLLPGEESGSGRLLVVEAERPEAWWLAGATPRLVVTTAALRRLKGRQLDAVLAHEQGHAQARHDWLLHCSTALATGFPQVPVFAAFRDEMHRLVELAADDVASRRFGRLTTALALVELNEDRGVFGPSPAPQAHVPLRVDRLLAPAGRLTAARRMRLTAAASLVPVIPVLVTLAPALRALG from the coding sequence ATGATGGTCCCCGCGGTACTGCTGCTGCTCGGTGCCCTGACCGCCGTGACCGCTCCCCGGCTGATCGCCCGCGCCGACTGGCCGGACCGCGAACCGGTGGTCGCCCTGTGGGCGTGGCAGTGCGTGGTGGCCGCGGTCCTGCTGTGCTGCGCGCTGTCGATGACACTGAGCGCCGCGGCGGCCTGGCAGGCGGTGCGCGGCCATGTGTTCGCGCCCGCGCCGCGCTCGGTGGTGGAGGCGTACGCGCCGGGCACGACGGGTCCCTGGGCGGCGGCGACCGCGGTGGCACTCGCCTGCGGCGGGCTGTGGAGCGGTGCGATGCTCGTGCGCGAGGTGCTGCGCAGCCGGGCGGGACGCCGCAGCCGTCATGCCGAACTCCGCCTGCGGGCACCGTTGTTGCCGGGCGAGGAGAGCGGATCCGGTCGGCTGCTCGTGGTGGAGGCCGAGCGCCCCGAGGCGTGGTGGCTGGCCGGCGCGACGCCCCGACTGGTGGTCACCACGGCGGCTCTGCGCCGTCTGAAAGGGCGTCAACTCGACGCCGTGCTCGCCCATGAGCAGGGGCACGCCCAGGCGCGTCACGACTGGCTGCTGCACTGCTCCACCGCGCTGGCCACCGGGTTTCCCCAGGTGCCGGTGTTCGCCGCGTTCCGCGACGAGATGCACCGGCTGGTCGAGTTGGCGGCCGACGACGTGGCGTCCCGTCGTTTCGGACGGTTGACCACCGCGCTGGCTCTGGTCGAACTCAACGAGGACCGGGGCGTGTTCGGCCCCTCCCCCGCTCCTCAGGCCCATGTTCCGCTGCGCGTGGACCGGTTGCTCGCACCGGCCGGCCGGCTCACCGCCGCTCGCCGGATGCGGCTGACGGCGGCGGCCTCCCTCGTCCCGGTGATCCCGGTACTGGTGACCCTGGCACCCGCTCTGCGCGCATTGGGCTGA
- a CDS encoding MarR family winged helix-turn-helix transcriptional regulator codes for MRQWQTVRPDLDTGPMEIIGRVNRCAALLQQAEDAPLRRAGLSRPEFDLLGALRRTGHELTPGDLARETFSSGAAVTKRLKQLTERGLVDRRVDTRDRRVAHLRLTEKGRDLVDGILPEQLAYESTVLSALDDGSQGELADLLGELLSRLEGRSRALRV; via the coding sequence GTGCGGCAGTGGCAGACCGTACGGCCCGACCTCGACACCGGCCCCATGGAGATCATCGGCCGCGTCAACCGCTGCGCCGCGCTGCTCCAGCAGGCCGAGGACGCGCCGCTGCGCCGCGCCGGTCTGAGCCGCCCGGAGTTCGACCTGCTCGGCGCGCTGCGCCGCACCGGTCACGAGCTGACCCCGGGCGACCTGGCCCGCGAGACGTTCTCGTCCGGGGCGGCCGTCACCAAGCGGCTCAAGCAGCTCACCGAGCGCGGCCTGGTGGACCGTCGCGTCGACACCCGCGACCGCCGCGTGGCGCACCTGCGCCTCACCGAGAAGGGGCGTGACCTCGTCGACGGCATCCTGCCCGAGCAGCTCGCCTACGAGAGCACCGTGCTGTCCGCCCTCGACGACGGAAGCCAGGGCGAACTGGCCGACCTGCTGGGCGAGTTGCTCAGCCGACTGGAGGGGCGGTCACGGGCGCTGCGGGTCTGA